One stretch of Pseudomonas fluorescens Q2-87 DNA includes these proteins:
- a CDS encoding VRR-NUC domain-containing protein, with amino-acid sequence MTASSLDDPFYYLNNFQQVLAWLAKRYADVLSAEEQWFIDEFALLSRASQGLLVRMVMRKGLRFRHSKLHYPEIGDIGVAVEPLLAHGWVEEQAPLGLDELFDVLLKPEILLYLGHLIERPKAKKTEWQQALRDHFSEPQPFSAWCPQLDDRLYSLTIMPLCDRLRLMFFGNLYQDWSEFVLADLGIYTYETVEFSAESRGLRNRQDVDAGLFLHQCQQHFEAGESLEDIVAQVNDLSLDNPWLERRRGKLLFQIGQHGERIGDFALALSLYRDCTYPQARLRMIRVLERIGEYALALELGEAAVQAPQDGAETQALLRILPRLRRKLGGPPVPRAMAREVERLDLHLPRVDPALSVEYHVQAHLHDESAPVHYVENSLINSLFGLLCWPAIFAPLPGAFFHPFQRGPVDLLNEDFHSRRAELFAACLAELDDGRYRDTIVRRHAEKWGVQSPFVFWGALSEALLEQALECLPAEHLKHWFHRLLLDIKANRAGMPDLIQFWPQHKTYRMIEVKGPGDRLQDNQLRWLEFCHEHQMPVAVCYVQWAEQGA; translated from the coding sequence GTGACAGCCAGTTCTCTCGACGATCCCTTTTACTACCTGAACAACTTCCAGCAGGTGCTTGCCTGGTTGGCGAAGCGTTATGCCGACGTGCTCAGCGCCGAGGAACAGTGGTTCATCGACGAATTTGCGCTGTTGTCGCGTGCCTCCCAAGGCTTGCTGGTGCGGATGGTCATGCGCAAGGGTTTGCGCTTTCGCCACAGCAAGCTGCATTACCCGGAAATTGGCGATATCGGCGTTGCCGTGGAGCCCTTGCTGGCCCATGGCTGGGTCGAAGAACAGGCTCCCCTGGGCCTCGACGAACTGTTCGACGTGTTGCTCAAGCCGGAAATCCTTTTGTACCTGGGCCATCTGATCGAGCGACCCAAGGCGAAAAAGACCGAATGGCAGCAGGCCCTGCGCGATCACTTCAGTGAGCCCCAGCCGTTTAGTGCCTGGTGCCCGCAACTCGATGACCGGCTCTACAGCCTGACGATCATGCCCCTGTGCGACCGGCTGAGATTGATGTTTTTCGGCAACCTTTACCAGGACTGGTCGGAGTTCGTCCTGGCGGACCTGGGCATCTACACCTACGAAACGGTTGAGTTCAGCGCCGAATCCCGTGGCTTGCGCAACCGCCAGGACGTCGATGCCGGCCTGTTCCTGCACCAATGCCAGCAGCACTTCGAAGCCGGCGAATCCCTTGAAGACATCGTTGCCCAGGTCAATGACTTGTCCCTGGACAATCCTTGGCTGGAGCGGCGCCGGGGCAAGCTGTTGTTCCAGATCGGCCAGCACGGCGAGCGCATCGGTGATTTCGCCCTGGCCTTGAGTCTGTATCGCGATTGCACGTACCCGCAGGCGCGGTTGCGGATGATCCGCGTGCTGGAGCGCATCGGCGAATATGCCCTGGCCCTTGAATTGGGCGAAGCGGCCGTGCAAGCGCCGCAGGATGGCGCTGAAACCCAGGCCTTGCTCAGGATCCTGCCCCGGTTGCGCCGCAAGCTGGGCGGGCCACCGGTACCGCGCGCCATGGCCCGGGAGGTGGAACGGCTGGACTTGCATCTGCCCCGTGTCGACCCGGCGTTGTCGGTGGAGTACCACGTCCAGGCGCACCTGCACGATGAATCAGCTCCCGTGCATTACGTCGAGAACAGCCTGATCAATTCGCTGTTCGGCCTGCTGTGCTGGCCGGCGATCTTCGCGCCACTGCCGGGGGCGTTTTTCCATCCGTTCCAGCGCGGGCCGGTGGACTTGCTCAACGAAGATTTCCACAGCCGTCGCGCCGAGCTGTTCGCGGCCTGCCTGGCGGAGCTGGACGATGGGCGCTATCGGGACACCATCGTCCGGCGCCACGCAGAAAAATGGGGCGTGCAATCGCCTTTCGTGTTCTGGGGCGCACTGTCCGAAGCCCTGCTGGAACAAGCCCTCGAATGCCTGCCGGCCGAGCACCTCAAGCACTGGTTCCACCGTCTGCTGCTGGACATCAAGGCCAACCGCGCCGGCATGCCGGACCTGATCCAGTTCTGGCCGCAGCACAAGACCTACCGCATGATCGAGGTCAAGGGGCCCGGTGATCGCCTGCAAGACAACCAATTGCGCTGGCTGGAATTCTGCCACGAGCACCAGATGCCCGTGGCGGTCTGCTATGTGCAGTGGGCGGAGCAGGGCGCATGA
- a CDS encoding YgdI/YgdR family lipoprotein: MNIRTLGLPLVTVAFLALAGCASPTVVTLQNGTQYLTKDTPNTRTSDGFYEFEDIAGKKVRVRADDVATIRKED; the protein is encoded by the coding sequence ATGAACATCAGGACTCTGGGCCTGCCCCTGGTCACCGTGGCTTTCCTGGCATTGGCCGGCTGCGCGTCGCCTACCGTGGTGACCCTGCAGAACGGTACTCAGTATTTGACCAAGGACACTCCCAATACGCGCACCAGCGACGGCTTCTACGAATTCGAGGATATTGCCGGCAAGAAAGTCCGGGTCCGTGCTGATGACGTAGCGACTATTCGCAAGGAAGACTGA
- a CDS encoding autotransporter serine protease, which translates to MLCALATLGTAHAAPYVESGRPGNPDSWRSSEFNAEWGLGAVNAQQAYAAGYTGKGVKLGIFDQPVYAAHPEFSGPNKVVTMVTSGIRQYTDPYIPVKAGDPFRYDGSPTVGSDGKLGSHGTHVGGIAAGSRDGGPMHGVAFDAQIISADNGDPGPEDGIILGNDGAVYKAGWDALIASGARIINNSWGIGITDRFDQGGRDPAFPHFTVQDAQLQFDQIKPLLGTPPGGAYEGAIAAARSGIVTIFAAGNDYNLNNPDAIAGLAYFVPDIAPNWLTVAALQVNPDTASPNPYTISTFSSRCGYTASFCVSAPGTRVYSAVIGGTSADDLTVGYGNKSGTSMAAPHVAGSVAVLMERFPYMTGAQVASVLRTTATDMGAPGVDSLYGWGMINLGKAIDGPSMLVTEQDIPEAYRIEGAYGSGQFVADLPGIGAIIDAGKPTERVCSGIQCGLDVWRNDISGHGGLTKQGIGTLVLTGENTYSGPTLVNQGRLAINGSLASAVTVNDGGVLGGNGRIASLTANRGGSVAPGNSIGTLQVAGDVTFQPGSNYAVEVSPTSSDLIVAGGKASIDGATVSLSLENSPTLLSAGEAKSLLGRQFNILQAAGGIDGRFGEVLPNYAFLGGDLAYTAGGVQLAVERNDASFASLGLTRNERAVAVAAEGLGAGNGLYEALLLSPSAAVAQQAFQQLSGEIHPAIGTLLINDSRQLRDAVGDRLRQDALYDAGTPTDADSNAWFKVLGAWGKDDGGHDNASTSHSIGGLLAGVDGLIGDQTRLGFVTGYSDSSLSMGDGTHSSAKADSYHLGVYLGREIDALRLTAGAAYSWHRIDVKRDLQWGDVSGREKTKRDARTAQLFTEAAYRLDLQPIALEPFANLAYVHLDSDSFHEKGDSAALHSGDDRRDAVLSTLGLRASHTLALSQAQQLQLSGSLGWQHNLSDTRSEQDLAFAGSNDTFAVRSVSMDRNAAVIGARAGLAVAKDVRVNLDYNGLLGSRDKSHGVGLTLDWQF; encoded by the coding sequence ATGCTCTGCGCCCTGGCGACCCTCGGTACGGCCCACGCCGCGCCGTATGTCGAGAGCGGCAGGCCGGGGAATCCGGACAGCTGGCGCAGCAGTGAATTCAATGCCGAATGGGGCCTTGGGGCGGTCAACGCCCAACAAGCCTACGCCGCCGGCTACACCGGCAAGGGCGTCAAATTGGGGATCTTCGACCAACCCGTCTACGCGGCACATCCGGAGTTTTCCGGCCCCAACAAGGTCGTGACCATGGTCACCAGCGGCATCCGCCAATACACCGACCCGTACATCCCGGTAAAGGCCGGTGATCCGTTCCGCTACGACGGTTCACCCACGGTGGGTTCCGATGGCAAGTTGGGCTCCCACGGCACACACGTTGGCGGGATTGCCGCCGGCAGCCGCGACGGTGGCCCGATGCATGGCGTGGCGTTCGATGCGCAAATCATCAGCGCCGACAACGGCGACCCCGGCCCCGAAGACGGCATCATCCTCGGCAACGATGGCGCGGTGTACAAGGCCGGTTGGGATGCCCTGATTGCCAGTGGCGCGCGCATCATCAACAACAGCTGGGGCATCGGCATCACCGACCGTTTCGACCAGGGAGGCCGTGACCCAGCGTTCCCGCACTTCACCGTGCAGGACGCACAACTGCAATTCGACCAGATCAAGCCGCTACTCGGCACCCCGCCCGGCGGCGCGTATGAAGGCGCTATCGCCGCGGCCCGCAGCGGGATCGTGACGATTTTCGCCGCCGGCAACGACTACAACCTGAACAACCCGGACGCCATCGCCGGGCTGGCGTATTTCGTCCCGGACATCGCACCGAACTGGCTCACCGTCGCCGCGTTGCAAGTCAACCCGGATACCGCCAGCCCGAACCCCTACACCATCAGTACCTTCTCGTCGCGCTGCGGCTACACCGCGAGTTTCTGCGTGTCAGCCCCCGGCACCCGGGTCTATAGCGCCGTGATCGGTGGCACCAGTGCCGATGACCTGACGGTGGGTTACGGCAACAAGAGCGGTACGTCGATGGCGGCGCCCCATGTGGCCGGCAGCGTTGCGGTGCTGATGGAGCGTTTCCCCTACATGACCGGCGCGCAGGTCGCCAGCGTGTTGCGCACCACCGCCACCGACATGGGCGCGCCGGGTGTCGATTCGCTGTATGGCTGGGGCATGATCAACCTGGGCAAGGCCATCGATGGCCCGTCGATGTTGGTGACCGAGCAGGACATTCCCGAGGCGTATCGAATCGAGGGCGCCTATGGCTCCGGCCAGTTCGTCGCGGACCTGCCGGGCATCGGCGCGATCATCGACGCCGGCAAGCCGACTGAGCGGGTGTGCAGCGGGATCCAGTGTGGCCTGGATGTCTGGCGCAACGACATTTCCGGCCATGGCGGGCTGACCAAGCAGGGCATCGGCACGTTGGTGCTGACCGGCGAAAACACCTACAGCGGACCGACCCTGGTCAATCAAGGGCGATTGGCGATCAATGGCTCGCTGGCTTCGGCGGTCACCGTTAACGACGGCGGTGTGCTCGGTGGCAACGGTCGTATCGCCAGCCTGACCGCCAACCGTGGCGGCAGCGTGGCGCCGGGCAACTCCATCGGCACCTTGCAAGTGGCCGGGGACGTGACGTTCCAGCCCGGCTCGAACTACGCCGTAGAAGTCTCGCCTACGTCCAGCGACCTGATCGTTGCCGGCGGCAAGGCCTCCATTGACGGGGCGACGGTGTCGCTGTCCCTGGAAAACAGCCCGACACTGCTCAGCGCTGGCGAGGCGAAAAGCCTGCTCGGTCGGCAATTCAATATCCTGCAGGCCGCTGGCGGTATTGATGGGCGCTTCGGGGAGGTGTTGCCCAACTATGCGTTTCTCGGTGGTGACCTGGCCTACACCGCAGGCGGCGTCCAACTGGCGGTGGAGCGTAACGACGCATCGTTCGCCAGCCTGGGCCTGACGCGCAACGAACGCGCCGTCGCCGTCGCCGCCGAAGGACTGGGCGCGGGCAACGGGCTTTATGAAGCCTTGCTGCTGTCGCCCAGCGCTGCCGTGGCGCAACAGGCATTCCAGCAGCTGTCCGGTGAGATCCACCCGGCCATCGGCACGCTGCTGATCAACGACAGCCGCCAGTTGCGCGATGCCGTCGGCGATCGCTTGCGCCAGGACGCGTTGTATGACGCTGGTACACCGACCGATGCCGACAGCAATGCCTGGTTCAAGGTGCTCGGTGCCTGGGGCAAAGACGATGGAGGGCATGACAACGCCAGTACCAGCCATTCGATCGGCGGCCTGCTGGCCGGTGTCGATGGCTTGATCGGCGACCAGACCCGACTGGGCTTCGTCACCGGTTATAGCGACAGTTCGTTGAGCATGGGCGACGGCACTCATTCATCCGCCAAAGCCGACAGCTATCACCTGGGCGTCTATCTGGGCCGTGAAATCGATGCCTTGCGCTTGACCGCAGGCGCCGCCTATAGCTGGCACCGCATCGACGTCAAACGCGATCTGCAATGGGGTGACGTCAGTGGCCGGGAGAAAACCAAGCGTGACGCCCGGACCGCCCAGCTGTTCACCGAGGCGGCGTATCGCCTCGACCTGCAACCGATAGCCCTGGAACCGTTCGCGAACCTGGCCTACGTGCACCTGGACAGCGACAGCTTCCATGAAAAAGGTGATAGCGCGGCCCTGCACAGTGGCGACGATCGCCGCGACGCCGTGCTCTCGACCCTGGGTCTGCGTGCCAGTCACACCCTGGCGTTGTCGCAAGCGCAGCAACTCCAGTTGTCCGGGTCCCTGGGCTGGCAGCACAACCTGAGCGACACCCGCTCCGAACAGGACCTGGCTTTTGCCGGTAGCAACGACACTTTCGCGGTGCGCAGCGTGTCCATGGACCGCAACGCCGCCGTGATCGGCGCTCGAGCCGGCCTTGCGGTGGCCAAGGATGTGCGCGTCAACCTGGACTACAACGGCCTGCTCGGTTCCAGGGATAAATCCCACGGCGTGGGCCTGACGCTGGATTGGCAGTTCTGA
- a CDS encoding ATP-dependent DNA helicase, with product MTQASGYSIAVRALCEFTAKAGDLDLRFTPSPTALEGIAGHRTVASRRGEGYQAEVALEGRYQALHVKGRADGYDPARNCLEEVKTYRGDLTKQPDNHRQLHWAQAKIYGWLMCHKLQLPRIDVALVYFDIVSEKETCLRQSCEASQLQAFFEEQCALFLAWAEQEMAHRQARNLGAQTLGFPHANFRQGQRHLAESVFKAVSTGRCLMAQAPTGIGKTLGTLFPMLKALAPQQLDKVFFLTAKTPGRKLALDAAHVITRSAPSMPLRVLEMIARDKACEHPDKACHGESCPLARGFYDRLPDARAAASQVTLLDQAALREIALAHDVCPYYLSQEMARWVDVVVADYNYYFDFSALLFGLAQANGWRVATLVDEAHNLVERGRKMYSATLDPSTLAAVRKTAPAALKKSLDRVHRQWNALHAPQVAAYQAYEKRPEKLLQALATCTTAIGDYLNDHPQGLDSGLQAFYFDALQFGRVAESFDEHFLFDIHKRELGRQRSVSTLCLRNVVPAGFLRPRFTASRSTVLFSATLSPRHYYADLLGTPADTVWIDVESPFQAEQLDVQVVSRISTRFAHRQASLEPIVELMARQFNERPGNYLAFFSSFDYLQQVAALFAERHPQIATWTQSRGMGEAPRQAFLERFMEHSQGIGFAVLGGAFGEGIDLPGSRLIGAFIATLGLAQFNPVNEQIKQRMAAIFGDGYDYTYLYPGLQKVVQAAGRVIRTQQDRGVVMLIDDRFGEARVQHLLPRWWSVAQEEHAPKSQ from the coding sequence ATGACCCAGGCGTCGGGCTACAGCATCGCGGTGCGGGCGTTGTGCGAGTTCACCGCCAAGGCGGGCGACCTGGACCTGCGCTTCACGCCGTCGCCCACCGCCCTTGAAGGCATCGCCGGCCACCGCACCGTAGCCTCGCGACGTGGCGAGGGCTACCAGGCCGAGGTGGCCCTGGAGGGTCGCTACCAGGCGTTGCACGTCAAAGGTCGCGCCGATGGCTATGACCCGGCCCGCAATTGCCTCGAGGAAGTGAAGACCTACCGCGGCGATCTGACCAAACAGCCGGACAACCATCGGCAATTGCATTGGGCCCAGGCGAAGATCTATGGCTGGCTGATGTGCCATAAGTTGCAGCTGCCGCGCATCGACGTCGCGCTGGTGTACTTCGACATCGTCAGCGAAAAGGAAACCTGTCTGCGGCAAAGCTGCGAAGCGTCGCAACTCCAGGCGTTCTTCGAAGAACAATGCGCGCTGTTCCTGGCCTGGGCCGAGCAGGAAATGGCCCATCGGCAGGCGCGTAACCTCGGGGCGCAGACGCTGGGCTTTCCCCATGCCAATTTCAGGCAGGGCCAGCGGCACCTCGCCGAGTCGGTGTTCAAGGCCGTCAGCACCGGGCGTTGCCTGATGGCCCAGGCACCCACTGGCATCGGCAAGACCCTCGGCACACTGTTTCCCATGCTCAAGGCCCTGGCGCCGCAGCAGCTGGACAAGGTGTTCTTTCTTACCGCGAAAACCCCAGGGCGCAAGCTGGCGCTGGACGCTGCTCATGTGATTACCCGCAGCGCGCCATCGATGCCGTTGCGGGTGCTGGAAATGATTGCCCGGGACAAGGCCTGCGAACACCCGGACAAGGCCTGTCACGGCGAATCCTGCCCGTTGGCCCGAGGGTTCTACGACCGTTTGCCAGATGCGCGGGCCGCAGCCAGCCAAGTCACGTTGCTCGATCAGGCGGCGTTGCGCGAGATCGCGCTGGCCCATGATGTCTGCCCGTATTACCTCAGCCAGGAGATGGCTCGCTGGGTCGATGTGGTGGTCGCCGACTACAACTATTACTTCGACTTCAGCGCCTTGCTGTTCGGCCTGGCCCAGGCTAACGGCTGGCGCGTCGCGACCCTGGTGGACGAAGCTCACAACCTGGTGGAGCGGGGGCGCAAGATGTACAGCGCGACCCTGGATCCGTCCACGTTGGCGGCGGTGCGCAAAACCGCGCCAGCGGCATTGAAGAAATCCCTGGACCGGGTCCATCGCCAGTGGAATGCCTTGCATGCACCACAGGTGGCGGCCTATCAGGCGTATGAAAAACGGCCGGAAAAACTGCTCCAGGCCTTGGCAACCTGCACCACCGCCATCGGCGACTACCTCAATGACCATCCGCAAGGTCTCGACAGCGGTTTGCAGGCGTTCTACTTCGACGCCTTGCAGTTTGGCCGGGTGGCGGAGTCCTTCGACGAGCACTTTCTGTTCGACATCCACAAGCGCGAACTCGGCCGCCAGCGCAGCGTGTCCACGCTGTGTCTGCGCAACGTGGTGCCGGCCGGCTTCCTGCGCCCGCGATTCACGGCCTCGCGCAGTACCGTGCTGTTTTCCGCGACCTTGAGCCCTCGGCACTATTACGCCGACCTGCTGGGTACGCCGGCGGACACCGTGTGGATCGACGTCGAGTCACCGTTCCAGGCCGAGCAGTTGGATGTCCAGGTGGTCAGCCGGATCTCTACCCGTTTTGCCCACCGCCAAGCGTCGCTGGAACCGATCGTCGAGCTGATGGCCCGTCAGTTCAACGAACGGCCGGGTAACTACCTGGCCTTTTTCAGCAGCTTCGATTATTTGCAGCAAGTGGCCGCGCTGTTTGCCGAGCGACACCCGCAGATCGCGACCTGGACACAGTCACGCGGCATGGGCGAAGCGCCCCGGCAGGCCTTTCTCGAACGGTTCATGGAGCACAGCCAGGGCATCGGCTTTGCGGTGCTGGGCGGTGCCTTCGGCGAAGGCATCGATTTGCCCGGCTCGCGACTGATCGGTGCGTTCATCGCCACGTTGGGGTTGGCACAGTTCAACCCGGTCAACGAGCAGATCAAGCAGCGCATGGCGGCGATTTTTGGCGATGGCTACGACTACACTTACCTCTATCCGGGCCTGCAAAAAGTCGTACAGGCCGCTGGCCGCGTCATCCGCACCCAGCAAGACCGCGGCGTGGTGATGCTGATCGATGATCGGTTCGGCGAGGCGAGGGTGCAGCACTTGTTGCCGCGTTGGTGGTCAGTGGCTCAGGAAGAACATGCTCCAAAATCCCAATAG
- a CDS encoding TolC family outer membrane protein, giving the protein MKRFQWWAVLALSVCNNVWAMGPFEFYEQALRNDPVYLGAIKERDAGLENRAIGRAGLLPHLGYSYNKGRNQSKVTYLNDRGASQHDDRNYSSYGSSLTLQQPLLDYEAYAAYRKGVAQALFADENFRGKSQELLVRVLSQYTQALFAQDQIDIAQAKKKAFEQQFRQNEHLFRQGEGTRTDILEAQARYELAIAEEIEARDEQDASLRELGALIGVPTLDIGDLAPLNDTFQTFALQPATFDTWHEMAVSNNPNLASQRQAVDVARFEVERNRAGHLPKVSAYATMRQNESESGNTYNQRYDTNTIGLEVSVPLYAGGGVSASTRQASRTMEQAEYELDAKTRETLIELRRQFSACASGVNKLKAYQKALASAEALVVSTRQSILGGERVNLDALNAEQQLYTTRRDLAQARYDYLMAWTKLHYYAGTLGAQDLAKVDEAFVAQGR; this is encoded by the coding sequence ATGAAGCGTTTCCAATGGTGGGCCGTGCTGGCCCTGTCCGTGTGCAACAACGTCTGGGCCATGGGCCCCTTTGAGTTCTATGAGCAGGCGCTGCGTAATGATCCGGTCTACCTCGGCGCGATCAAGGAGCGCGACGCAGGCCTTGAGAACCGTGCCATCGGCCGCGCCGGCCTGCTGCCGCACCTGGGCTACAGCTACAACAAGGGCCGCAACCAGTCCAAGGTCACCTACCTCAACGATCGCGGCGCCAGCCAGCACGACGATCGCAACTACAGCAGCTACGGCTCCAGCCTGACCCTGCAACAACCGTTGCTGGACTACGAGGCGTATGCCGCTTATCGCAAAGGCGTGGCCCAGGCACTGTTCGCCGACGAAAACTTTCGCGGCAAGAGCCAGGAATTGTTGGTGCGGGTGCTGAGCCAGTACACCCAGGCGCTGTTCGCCCAAGACCAGATCGACATCGCCCAGGCGAAGAAGAAGGCGTTCGAACAGCAGTTTCGGCAGAACGAGCACCTGTTCCGCCAGGGCGAAGGCACGCGCACCGACATTCTCGAGGCGCAGGCGCGCTACGAGCTGGCGATCGCCGAAGAGATCGAGGCCCGAGACGAACAGGACGCTTCCCTGCGCGAGCTTGGCGCGCTGATTGGCGTGCCCACCCTGGACATTGGCGACCTGGCCCCCCTCAACGACACCTTCCAGACTTTTGCGTTGCAGCCGGCCACTTTCGACACTTGGCACGAGATGGCGGTAAGCAACAACCCGAACCTGGCGTCGCAGCGCCAGGCCGTGGACGTGGCGCGCTTCGAGGTGGAGCGCAACCGCGCCGGCCACCTGCCCAAAGTCAGCGCCTACGCGACGATGCGCCAGAACGAATCGGAAAGCGGCAACACCTATAACCAGCGCTACGACACCAACACCATCGGCCTGGAAGTCAGCGTGCCGCTCTATGCCGGCGGCGGGGTCTCGGCGTCGACCCGCCAGGCCAGCCGCACCATGGAACAGGCTGAATACGAACTGGATGCCAAGACCCGTGAGACGCTGATCGAGCTGCGCCGCCAGTTCAGTGCCTGCGCGTCGGGCGTGAACAAGCTCAAGGCCTACCAGAAAGCCCTGGCCTCGGCCGAGGCACTGGTGGTGTCGACCCGGCAAAGCATTCTCGGCGGCGAGCGGGTCAACCTCGACGCCCTCAACGCCGAGCAGCAGCTCTACACCACTCGTCGCGACTTGGCCCAGGCTCGCTACGACTACCTCATGGCCTGGACCAAGTTGCATTACTACGCCGGCACGTTGGGAGCCCAGGACCTGGCGAAGGTGGATGAAGCGTTTGTGGCGCAAGGGCGCTAG
- a CDS encoding polyurethane esterase, producing MGIYDYKHFSTPESKALVSDAMAIMLYSYHNLDNGFAAGYQHNGFGVGLPATLVTALLGGSDSQGVIPGVPWNPDSEKLALQAVQKAGWTPIGASQLGYTGKVDSRGTFFGEKAGYTTAQVEILGKYDAAGHLTEIGVSFRGTSGPREDLIGDSIGDIINDVMAALGPKDYAKNYVGEAFGNLLADVAKFAQAHGLSGDDVLVSGHSLGGLAVNSLADLSTSKWSGFYADANYIAYASPTQSSTDKVLNIGYENDPVFRALDGSTFNFASVGVHDAPQESATNNIVSFNDHYASATWNVLPFSILNIPTWISHLPTGYGDGMGRILGSAFYDLTEKDSTIIVANLSDPARGNTWVQDLNRNAEAHSGSTFIIGSDREDLIQGGQGNDYLEGRAGNDTFRDGGGYNVILGGQGNNTLQLQQSVKDFSFAHDGTGTLYIRDAHGAISITHDIGTLVSQESGALWGLLKNEVNHSVGANGLVTGANVTAYASSVKGGAADDTLLARATGDWLFGQDGNDGLVGGAGNDTFVGGTGNDLMQSGGGSDTFVFNGAFGQDRISGYDAGDKLIFLGVQGAGSGYDYSEHLSQVGNDTLLKVGDSSVTLVGVGIAQLGGEGIVFA from the coding sequence ATGGGTATCTACGATTACAAGCACTTCAGCACCCCTGAATCCAAGGCATTGGTCAGCGATGCGATGGCGATCATGCTGTATTCCTACCACAACCTCGATAACGGTTTTGCCGCCGGCTACCAGCACAACGGTTTCGGCGTGGGCTTGCCGGCGACGCTGGTCACGGCGCTGCTTGGCGGCAGCGATTCCCAGGGCGTGATTCCCGGCGTGCCATGGAACCCAGACTCGGAAAAGCTCGCCCTGCAAGCGGTGCAGAAGGCCGGTTGGACCCCCATCGGCGCGTCGCAGCTGGGCTACACCGGGAAAGTCGACAGTCGCGGCACGTTCTTTGGCGAAAAAGCCGGCTACACCACCGCGCAAGTGGAGATCCTGGGCAAATACGACGCTGCGGGGCACCTGACGGAGATCGGTGTGTCGTTTCGTGGTACCAGCGGTCCACGGGAGGATCTGATCGGCGATTCCATTGGCGACATCATCAACGACGTCATGGCAGCGCTGGGGCCCAAGGACTATGCAAAAAACTACGTGGGTGAAGCGTTTGGCAATCTGCTGGCGGATGTCGCGAAGTTTGCCCAGGCCCATGGCCTCTCGGGCGACGACGTACTGGTCAGCGGCCACAGCTTGGGCGGCCTGGCGGTCAACAGCCTGGCGGACTTGAGCACCAGCAAATGGTCCGGGTTCTATGCCGACGCCAACTACATTGCCTACGCCTCGCCGACCCAGAGCAGCACCGACAAGGTCTTGAACATCGGCTATGAAAACGATCCGGTATTCCGCGCCCTGGATGGCTCGACGTTCAACTTCGCTTCGGTGGGCGTGCACGATGCACCGCAGGAGTCGGCGACCAACAACATCGTCAGTTTCAACGACCACTACGCCTCGGCGACGTGGAACGTGCTGCCGTTTTCCATCCTCAACATTCCCACCTGGATTTCCCATTTGCCCACCGGCTACGGCGATGGCATGGGCCGGATCCTGGGCTCGGCGTTCTACGACCTCACCGAGAAAGACTCGACCATCATCGTTGCCAACCTGTCCGATCCGGCGCGCGGCAATACTTGGGTGCAAGACCTCAACCGCAACGCCGAGGCCCACAGCGGCAGCACTTTCATCATCGGCAGCGACCGCGAGGACCTGATCCAGGGCGGCCAGGGCAATGATTACCTGGAAGGCCGCGCCGGCAACGACACCTTTCGCGACGGCGGTGGCTACAACGTGATCCTGGGCGGGCAGGGTAACAACACCTTGCAATTGCAGCAGTCGGTGAAGGATTTCAGCTTCGCCCATGACGGCACCGGGACCCTGTACATTCGTGATGCCCATGGCGCGATCAGCATCACCCATGACATCGGCACTTTGGTCAGCCAGGAATCCGGGGCGTTGTGGGGGCTGCTGAAAAACGAGGTGAACCACAGCGTCGGCGCCAATGGCCTGGTGACGGGCGCCAACGTCACGGCGTATGCGTCATCGGTCAAGGGCGGCGCGGCCGACGATACCCTGTTGGCGCGCGCAACCGGCGACTGGCTGTTCGGCCAGGACGGCAATGATGGGCTGGTGGGCGGGGCGGGTAACGACACCTTTGTCGGCGGCACGGGCAATGACCTGATGCAATCGGGAGGCGGCAGCGACACGTTTGTCTTCAACGGCGCGTTCGGCCAGGACCGGATCAGTGGCTATGACGCGGGGGACAAGCTGATATTTCTCGGCGTTCAAGGCGCCGGCTCGGGTTACGACTATAGCGAGCACTTGTCACAAGTGGGCAATGACACGCTGCTCAAGGTGGGGGACAGCTCCGTGACCCTGGTGGGTGTGGGGATTGCCCAGTTGGGCGGCGAGGGGATCGTGTTCGCCTGA